In a genomic window of Arachnia rubra:
- a CDS encoding transposase family protein produces the protein MNTTTSLDRDQILNLCELIHTSRSGNLPPAGSRVLGLFRCIQVTVLILRHNLTQELLADIHTVSQATISRVVAVYTPLIAEALQNWVPSVGDLDPDRQYIIDGTLVSCWSWHDRPELYSGKHHTTGVNLQVACTLAGQLAWISPPLPGSVHDAKAIKESGFLAALDSQSHIGDKGYIGLGMITPAKKPAHGELTDSDKRNNTTINRVRYLIERVIANVKTWRVLHTDYRRPYNTFETTIQAVTGLIFAYSL, from the coding sequence GTGAATACTACCACAAGCCTTGACCGTGACCAGATCCTCAACCTGTGCGAACTGATCCACACATCCCGTTCCGGAAACCTTCCCCCGGCAGGGTCCCGTGTCCTGGGCTTGTTCCGCTGTATCCAGGTCACTGTGTTGATATTGCGGCACAATCTCACCCAGGAGTTGCTGGCCGACATCCACACAGTCTCCCAAGCCACCATCTCACGAGTGGTGGCGGTCTACACTCCCCTGATCGCCGAAGCCCTCCAGAACTGGGTGCCCAGTGTGGGGGACCTCGACCCGGACCGTCAGTACATCATCGACGGTACTCTGGTGTCCTGCTGGTCGTGGCACGACCGTCCCGAGCTGTACTCAGGCAAGCACCACACGACGGGGGTGAACCTGCAAGTGGCCTGCACCCTGGCCGGACAGCTCGCCTGGATCTCCCCGCCCCTGCCGGGTAGTGTGCATGATGCAAAGGCCATCAAGGAATCCGGCTTCCTCGCAGCCCTCGACAGTCAAAGTCATATTGGAGACAAAGGCTACATCGGATTGGGGATGATCACCCCCGCGAAGAAACCCGCCCATGGTGAACTCACCGACAGCGACAAAAGAAACAACACGACCATCAACCGCGTCCGCTACCTCATCGAACGTGTCATCGCGAACGTCAAAACCTGGCGTGTTCTACACACCGATTACCGCCGCCCCTACAACACCTTCGAAACCACAATACAAGCCGTCACAGGACTCATCTTCGCCTACAGTCTATGA